From the genome of Gilliamella sp. wkB7, one region includes:
- the metQ gene encoding methionine ABC transporter substrate-binding lipoprotein MetQ, producing MSIKKLALITTLVSSFFLTGCDNNQTTVSDNKSEEPTKVSMVKVGVISGPEQEVAEVVKQQAKDLYNLDVELVIFNDYVTPNQALNDGLIDINAFQHKPYLDEQIKERGYKLAVVGNSFVYPIASYSHKLKPIDNATETGEGIKVTSPRGETFFIAANSTIAIPNDPTNLGRALLLLQHEGMITVDESKGLLPTVLDITSNPYNYKIVELEAPMLPRSLDDAQIDLAIINNAFAGQANLTPSKDGIFVEDKESPYVNIIVAREADKDNENVKNFVKAYQTDAVAQKADQIFNGGAIRGW from the coding sequence ATGTCTATTAAAAAGCTAGCACTCATTACCACATTGGTAAGTTCATTTTTTTTAACTGGTTGTGATAATAATCAAACAACCGTTTCAGATAATAAATCAGAAGAACCGACTAAAGTTAGCATGGTTAAAGTAGGCGTTATTTCAGGTCCTGAACAAGAAGTTGCAGAAGTCGTTAAGCAACAAGCCAAAGATCTTTATAACCTAGATGTTGAACTTGTTATTTTTAATGATTATGTTACACCAAACCAAGCATTAAATGATGGCTTAATCGATATTAATGCTTTTCAACATAAACCTTATTTAGATGAACAAATAAAAGAACGCGGCTATAAACTAGCCGTTGTCGGTAACTCATTTGTTTACCCTATTGCTAGCTATTCCCATAAATTAAAACCAATTGATAACGCAACTGAAACAGGTGAAGGTATAAAAGTAACTTCACCTCGTGGCGAAACTTTCTTTATTGCCGCTAATTCAACTATTGCCATTCCAAATGATCCAACCAATTTAGGTCGTGCATTACTCTTATTACAACACGAAGGGATGATTACTGTTGATGAATCGAAAGGTTTACTACCAACCGTTCTTGATATCACAAGTAACCCTTATAATTACAAAATTGTTGAGCTAGAAGCACCAATGCTACCGCGTTCATTAGACGATGCACAAATTGATCTTGCTATTATCAATAATGCCTTTGCAGGACAAGCAAATTTAACGCCAAGCAAAGATGGTATATTTGTTGAAGATAAAGAATCACCTTATGTTAATATTATTGTAGCCCGAGAAGCTGACAAAGATAATGAGAACGTCAAAAACTTTGTT